CCTTTTTATACAAGGTTCCTCAGATGACATGTTCTGTTTGTAGCTAGGTGAGAGCAAAATGGAATTGCGATCTGAGTCCCCAAGTGGTGCTGTATGCTTTTATAGCAATGCTTGGTACTTAAATAACAGAGCTCTCGTGGTTTTCCATTGCAAGTGTGGCAGGTTACATATTGTTAATAATTGTTTACGGTACAGCCGTTTTAATATCATTGCAGATGAGTTGTTTGGGTGCCTCTGGTGCTACGTTCTCCAATCTCCTGATGAGATCATGGATTATGTCAGCAGCCTTGTCGTAGTTGGctttggtgtgtgtatatatatatatatataaaaaaaaaaaattgagcaTTAAGTAAGGCGTTTCTAGCGCCATTTCTCGTACAattcattttaccgacacaaattATCCCACCATGTAGAAGGAACAAATGACCTGTCGGCATTTAAAAATTGTAccaaaacttcctgtttccatcacaactGTTGTGATAAAAAAAGTAAAACAGTTTTTAGTTATACAAGATGACTAACTCGCAtaactgtggatggaaatgtggttaTTGCCAATGATGTTTACCTCTGTTCTGCTTGGCCAGTTCTTTGACTGTAAATGATGGTGTGAGCCTTACATGTATCCCTGGATGTGTGTGTCACCCCTGTCTCCAGGTCAGCCAGTGGTATGAGCTGGTAGTGTTCACAGCCAGTATGGAGATTTATGGCTCGGCAGTGGCAGACAAGCTGGACAACAACCGGAACATCCTGAAACGCAGATACTACAGACAGGTATCACTCTCCCCTTTTCATATGAACACAACTGATTTATGTCCATCCATAGTGACCTAATGTACTCTCTATGGAGATTGATCGATTCTATCGTGTATTTGCAATCTGCTTACATCCTGTGTGTATTTTCCctgtgtctgcagcattgtaCGTTGGATCTAGGTAGCTATATTAAAGACCTGTCAGTAGTACACGACGACCTGTCTAGTATCGTCATCCTGGACAACTCGCCTGGAGCTTACCGGAGCCATCCAGGTGAGACGACACACTCATATGGCGGTCCTGtatgactcagttggtagagcgtggcgtTTGCAACACCAGGATTGTGTGTTTGATTCCCAGGGCCACCCATAGATAAAATGTATGGATGCATGACTAAGTCTCTTTTGGATAaaatcaaatccaagtttatttgtcacgtgcgccgaatacaacaggtgtttcaccttacagtgaaatgcttacttacaggctctaaccaatggtgcgaggggaaaaaaaagtgtttgtgtgtgtgtaggtaagtaaataaataaaacaacagtaaaaagagaaatgagtagcaaggctatatacagacacctgttagtcaggcttattgagatggtatgaacatgtaggtatcgttagtgactgcatatatgatgaacagagtagctgaagcgtaaaaagaggggttggcgggtggtgggactcaatgcagatagcccggttagccaatgtgcgggagcactggttggtcaggccaaattaggtagtatgtacatgaatgtgtagttaaagtgactatgcatataagataaacagagagtagcagtccGGGtgaccatttggttacctgttcaggagtcctatggcttgggggtaaataCTATTGAGATGATGCAAccgatgctctcgatgttgcagctgtcgaaccttttgaggatctcgggacccatgccaaatctttttagtttcctgagggggaataggctttgtcgtgccctcttcacgactgtcttggtgtgttttgaccattctagtttgttgttgtggacaccaaggaatttgaagctcttaacctgctccactacagctccgtcgatgaggatggggacgtgctcggtgctccttttcctgtagtccacaatcatctccttagtcttggttacattgagggataggttgttattctggcaccacccggccaggtctctgacctcctccctaataggctgtctcgtcgttgtgtcgtcagcaaacttaatgatggtgttggagtcgtgcctggccatgcagtcgtgcgtgaacagggagtacaggagcggaCTGAGCATGCATCCCTGGGGagttccagtgttgaggatcagcgtggcagatgtgttgctacctaccctcaccacctgggggcagcctgtcaggaagtccaggatccagttgcagagggaggtgtttagtcccaggttccttagcttggtgatgagctttgagggtactatggtgttgaacgctgagctgaaccgcattctcacataggtgttccttttgtccaggtgggaaagggcagtgtggagtgcaatagagattgcatcatctgtggatctgtttgggcggtatgaaaattggagtgggtctagggtttctgggataatggtgttgatgtgaaccattaccagcctttcaaagcacttcatggctacggacgtgagtgctacgggtctgtagtcattttaggcaggttgcctttgtgttcttgggcacagggactatggtggtctgctcgaagcatgttggtattacagactcaatcaggaaaatgtcagtgaagacacctgccagttggtctgcAAATGcacggagcacacgtcctggtaatccgtctggccacgCAGCCGtttgtatgttgacctgtttaaaggtcttactcacgtcggatacggagagcgtgatcacacagtcgtccggaacagctgacgcgctcatgcatgcttcagtgttgcttgcctcgaagcgagcatagaagtgatttagctcgtctggtaggctcgtgttactgggcagcacgcggctgtgcttccctttgtagtctgtaatagtttgcaagccctgccacatctgacaagcCTGGGAGCCattgtagtatgattcaatcttagccctgtattgacgctttgcctgcttgatggttcgtcgcagagCATAGCGacatttcttgtaagcttccgggttaagagtcccgcaccttgaaagcggcacctgtaccctttagctcagtgcgaatgttgcctgtaatccatggcttctggttggggtatgtacgtacagtcactggggacgacgtcctcaattcacttattgataaagccagtgactgatgtgatgtattcctcaatgtcattggaAGAATCTCGGAatatgttccagtctgtgatagcaaagcagtcctgtagtttagcatctgcttcatctgaccacttttttatagaccgggTCATTGGTGCGTCCTGCTTTAATTTTCACTTGTACGCAGGAATCGGGAGGATAAAGTTGTGgttcggatttaccaaatggagggcgagggagagctttgtacacgtctctgtgtgtggagtacaggtgatctagatttttttccccctctggttgcacatgttgatagagatttggtagaactgatttaagtttccctgcattaaagtctccggccactaggagcgccgcctctgggtgagtggtttcctgtttgcttatttccttatacagttgactgagtgcggtcttagtgccagcatctgtctgtggtggtaaacaaacagccacaaaaagtatagctgagaactctctaggcaagagtagtggcctgcagtttatcacaatatactctacttcaggcgagcaaaatctagagacttccttagattttgtgcaccagttggtgtttacaaatatgcacagaccccccccccccccccccccccccccccccgcgtgtatcctgctagctgaatatccatgtcgtcattcagccacgattccgtgaaacataggatattacagtttttgatgttccgttggtaggatatttgtgatcgtacctcgtctagtttattgtccaatgattgcacgttggtgagtaatattgacggtaatggcagctttcctagtcttctgcgggtccggacgaggcatccggctcttttcTTCCGTAAGATACGGCTGCaggaacattatgtacaaaaaaacacataatagcacaattggttaggagaccgtaaaacggcggcCTTCTCCTTCGGCGTCATTCCTAAAAAGAgcctgctaaatggcatatactgtattctatgcaTTTGTAtgctactgttcaaaagtttggggtcacttagaaatgtccttttgaaagaaaagcactttttaaGTCCATTTTAAtataacatcaaattaatcagaagtacagtgtagacatttaatgttgtaaattactattgtagctggaaatggcagatgttttatggaatatctacataggcccattatcagcaaccatcactcctgtgtttcaatggcatgttttgttagctaatccaagtttatcattttaagactaattgatcattagaaaattgcaaaagggttatgttagcacagctgaaaaccgttgtcctgatttaaagaatcaataaaacttctttagactagttgagtatctggagcatcagcatttgtgggttcgattacaggctcaaaatggccagaaacaaacaaCTTGCTTCtggaactcgtcagtctattcgtGTTCTGAAAAAtgcaggctattccatgcgagaaattgccaagaaactgaagatctcgtacaaagccgtgtaccactcccttcacagaatagctgtctctaaccagaatagaaaggagtgggagacttcggtgcacaactgagcaagaggacaagtacattagtgtctagtttgagaaacagacacctcaagtcctcaactggcagcttcattaactaGAATGCTAATGGTCTGCAAGGCtaaaattgctgcaaatggaggattctttaaCGAAAGCAATTAtctcaattaaaaatcattatttataaccttgtcatcATATTGACTTTTCTATTCATTTTGCagctcatttcatgtatgttttcatggaaaacaaggacatttcaaaagtgaccccaaacttttgaacagtggtGCATTTGTATATCATTCTAGGTCATATCCTTGTAGGTGAGCTTAGATAGTTGTTTTTAAACTAAAAAGGTTGTGAAATCAGTTGCATTCAGCTTGCTGGGTATGGGTGGAAGGTTGCCAAGCAGCTCTTGCACGTTTTATGCAAACAAACCACGCACACCAATTCAAATGTTTCCTATAGAAAGTGTGATTAGTCTTGTGACAGGCTTGTGAGAATCAGGGTTTTTTACCTATCAAATATTATGTTTCATAACTCTCCTACTTTTGTCACTCAGAAGTACTCTCCTTTGTTTCCAAATCTCTGTATTTGCCTTTTAGACAATGCAATACCTATCAAGTCCTGGTTCAGTGACCCTAGTGACACAGCACTCCTTAACCTGCTGCCTATGCTAGATGCACTTAGGTGAGTATTTCATGTATTCAGACTGATGGATGAGCATCCTGCACTGTAGCAGTGTTTTTTCCATTTACCTGGTAGCATGAGAAATGTATTACCCTGACAACTGTCTTCTCTCCTAGGTTCACCGCTGACGTCCGGTCCGTCCTCAGTCGAAACCTCCACCAGCACCGGCTCTGGTGATTGGCTTATTCTgcagggagggtttggctgatTAGCCCTCTTTTTAAACCCCTTCCCCTTGCCGGCTCCCATCGCTCCTCCGTTTCCACGCAGTGgacctctcccctcacccctctcagaaggggacagaggagaggagagtcgcAGCATAACATGAAACAAGGGATGAACAGAGCGAGATCTGGAAGGCCAGGAAACGACTGGGCCAGCTTTTCTTTTTCTTGTTTTCACTtctttatttgtatattttttttaacaaaatgGAGTCTCAGCCTTACAGTTCCTGATACTGACTCTGTGTATGTACGCATGGGGCTGCGTTTGTGTACGTTTAGTTGGGCGAATGCTCACATTTGTACGTCTTGCTAAACTTTTGACGTTACAAAAGGAGAAGGAACAGCAAGGCAACGAACGAGACAAGTTTCCACCTTTTGCTTCTTATCCTGGACTCTGCACAACAAAAACAACAGGCAATGGCCTGTAATTTTACACACTCTCTACTTGGTACTGGACTTTACTTCACTTAAGACAGCCAAGAGCAACCAGACAGGAGAAAATGGACGATTTGTTTTGAATGGGGGGGTTTGGGGGAATATAGGCCCTGTCAATCAAGGTCATTCGTGTGTCAGGGGTTACCGCTGATTAAGACGTTCTACATAACAGATCTCTGGATGAATTATAAATCAGTCTAATTTGTTTTATCAAATGACTGACATGATCATGTCTATCTTGGATGTGTTCCCCCAAAAAGGCTTGAAGGATGGACTAAAGAAGTTATGAAAGAAAAGAATGGTTAAAAAAAGACTTATTTGGATGGTGGAACCTCACTCTTTAAATTTCTCATCTTTCAGTTACTGTGATGTGTATCGTATGACCTGGACATCTCCGTTATTGAAAATCTTATGCCTGATACCATTTCAATTTATGAGATTTGCACttaatttctggatttttttttcatttttctgCTGCTGATTTGAAGCAGAATGAG
This Oncorhynchus clarkii lewisi isolate Uvic-CL-2024 chromosome 21, UVic_Ocla_1.0, whole genome shotgun sequence DNA region includes the following protein-coding sequences:
- the LOC139379019 gene encoding CTD nuclear envelope phosphatase 1A isoform X2 produces the protein MLKTRQCLLGIRTFLGVTSRIWGFFLYILRKHLRTVIQYQTVRYDTLPLSPISRNRLNAVKRKILVLDLDETLIHSHHDGVLRPTVRPGTPPDFILKVVIDKHPVRFFVHKRPHVDFFLEVVSQWYELVVFTASMEIYGSAVADKLDNNRNILKRRYYRQHCTLDLGSYIKDLSVVHDDLSSIVILDNSPGAYRSHPDNAIPIKSWFSDPSDTALLNLLPMLDALRFTADVRSVLSRNLHQHRLW